One region of Vitis vinifera cultivar Pinot Noir 40024 chromosome 1, ASM3070453v1 genomic DNA includes:
- the LOC100243987 gene encoding uncharacterized protein LOC100243987 — protein sequence MAPKAFVILGILFFLMTIPSMKSESQTVKDSSSDEAAQNNPTDGGTAPSTTPVPPEIVVGGPPYRDYLPDRETSPYHQYHQVRVVCRSKSRGAPGVCE from the exons ATGGCTCCCAAGGCTTTCGTGATCCTTGGCATCCTCTTCTTTCTGATGACAATTCCATCCATGAAATCGGAGTCTCAAACGGTGAAAGATAGTTCAAGTGATGAAGCAGCCCAGAATAATCCTACAGACGGCGGGACTGCACCATCAACCACCCCAGTTCCACCGGAGATTGTTGTTGGAGGGCCCCCCTACAGAGACTATTTACCAGATAGAGAAACTTCACCATACCATCAGTATCACC AGGTCCGCGTGGTGTGCAGGAGTAAATCACGAGGAGCACCAGGTGTATGCGAATGA
- the LOC104879353 gene encoding uncharacterized protein LOC104879353 — protein MATESNFVQPAIPKLDAHYDHWCMLMENFLRSKEYWNLIEQEIPIAEAGVELTEGQKKVIEDAKLKDLKVKNYLFQAIDRSVLETILNKDTAKSIWDSLKQKYQGTARVQRAQRQALRKEFEMLNMKVGEYVNEYFARTLTIANKMRVHGEKMEDVVVIEKILRSMTPKFDYVVCSIEESNDLDTLSIDVLQSSLLVHEQRMNGHLVEEQALKVTYED, from the coding sequence ATGGCAACTGAGAGTAACTTTGTGCAACCAGCAATTCCAAAACTTGATGCACACTATGATCATTGGTGTATGCTTATGGAGAATTTTTTGCGCTCGAAGGAATATTGGAACCTGATAGAACAAGAGATCCCTATAGCAGAAGCAGGGGTAGAACTCACTGAAGGGCAAAAGAAGGTGATTGAAGATGCAAAACTGAAGGATTTGAAGGTTAAAAATTATCTCTTCCAAGCCATTGATCGATCAGTCCTAGAAACCATTCTGAACAAAGATACAGCAAAGAGCATTTGGGACTCTTTGAAGCAGAAGTACCAGGGGACGGCACGGGTGCAGCGCGCACAACGACAAGCTCTTcgaaaggaatttgagatgctCAACATGAAGGTAGGAGAATATGTGAATGAGTACTTTGCTCGAACCCTTACTATAGCCAACAAAATGAGGGTTCATGGTGAGAAAATGGAGGATGTTGTGGTCATTGAAAAGATTCTAAGATCTATGACTCCTAAATTCGACTATGTTGTGTGCTCTATCGAGGAGTCTAATGATCTAGACACCTTATCCATTGATGTGCTACAAAGCAGTCTTTTGGTGCATGAACAACGCATGAATGGCCATCTTGTGGAAGAACAAGCATTGAAGGTTACCTATGAAGATTAA